One genomic segment of Chelonoidis abingdonii isolate Lonesome George chromosome 16, CheloAbing_2.0, whole genome shotgun sequence includes these proteins:
- the C16H3orf18 gene encoding uncharacterized protein C3orf18 homolog: protein MSYSTPSVHDLYRSTTTTSEPDPGSTMDRALPETGTVSPETTSFNSSKIPDVVSSGPGLRTMLLSFGIITVIGLAVAMVLYIRKRKRLEKLRHQLMPMYNFDPTEEQDELEQELLEHGRDAASSQATQNKILLTSQGTVQRSSRLVFTDVANAINA, encoded by the exons ATGAGTTACAGCACGCCCTCTGTACACGATTTGTACCGCAGCACCACTACCACCTCTGAGCCAGACCCAGGGTCAACCATGGACAGGGCTCTACCAGAAACTGGTACTGTAAGCCCTGAAACCACCAGCTTTAACAGCAGCAAAATTCCAGATGTGGTCAGCAGTGGGCCCGGCCTGAGGACAATGCTCCTCTCATTTGGAATCATTACTGTGATTGGGTTGGCTGTAGCAATG GTTCTCTAtatcaggaagaggaagag GTTAGAGAAGCTGCGGCACCAGCTCATGCCCATGTACAATTTCGACCCCACGGAAGAACAGGACGAACTGGAACAAGAGCTACTGGAGCATGGAAGAGATGCTGCATCTTCCCAGGCCACCCAGAACAAG ATCCTCCTGACAAGCCAGGGAACCGTCCAGAGATCCAGCCGTCTTGTGTTCACAGATGTCGCTAACGCTATCAATGCATGA